Proteins from one Congzhengia minquanensis genomic window:
- a CDS encoding alpha-mannosidase translates to MEHFSDALLVKKINKIISVLEEKLVVSSQKIKNVTYTESGYTKDNLPPEGAEWKQMEDNTEFVCHDRHYWFHFSLKTPELSPEEAVYLSFQTGREGQWDAVNPQMLLFLNGEIVQGLDTNHTEVKVAPNTDYEAYGYFYAGLSGDTVRFIPRIIVKNTAVEALYYDIKVPFEAAKLYDVDSLTNITIMRALDNAVRKLDMRDLAAPAFYQSVQAASAYLADSFYNGVCGKDDGVTISCIGHTHIDVAWQWRLAQTVEKAQRSFATVLKLMEEYPEYKFMSSQPQLYQYVKEHAPAVYEKMKQRIAEGRFEPEGGMWLEADCNITGGESLVRQLLLGKRFMKEEFGVDSKIVWLPDVFGYSAALPQIMKKSGIETFVTSKISWNDTNRMPYDAFMWEGIDGTEIFTYFITAQNTEHANSQPENYSTYVGTITPSMVLGTWKRFEHKGYSSEACITYGYGDGGGGPTREMLEYQRRLSFGLPGIPKTKTDTAGAFLDRVKKSFDQNAEETGRTPRWCGELYLEFHRGTYTTMAANKNYNRRSEFLYRQTEALAATAMKLTGASYPGKEIYNAWEIICLNQFHDIIPGSSIREVYEDSKQQYETILSTAKTLSSTAMDALCANINSTKSGVLVYNPHSFAFSGTVDLGGRQQTVYNIPPFGWKVVAAKEEPCTVSVTENSISNQYYTITFENGDIISFVDKRAGRELVKAGCKLNRFNFHEDFPFCYDAWEISKYYEDKTYGADEVLSPEIICEGARAGLKFTKRFGKSTICQTIFLYNEEERIDFVTSADWNEEHMMLKAEFPFDLHANEATYEIQYGSVKRPTHTNTSWDDARFEVCAQKWMDVSEENYGVSILNDCKYGYGANGSDITITLLRSPTEPNPVADKGHHEFTYSLLPHNCSLSESHTVQESYKLNAKPVCREITAQSGSLPEEFSLVSVNSENVIIETVKKAEDDDGIIIRLYEHGNRRETVCLTFGFPAAEAFVCDLMETEQGTLAVADNTVSFEVKPFEIVTLKIK, encoded by the coding sequence ATGGAACATTTTTCAGATGCATTGCTGGTGAAAAAAATCAATAAAATTATTTCGGTTTTAGAAGAAAAACTTGTTGTCAGTTCGCAAAAAATTAAAAATGTTACATATACCGAAAGCGGTTACACGAAAGATAATCTGCCGCCTGAAGGGGCAGAGTGGAAGCAGATGGAGGACAATACGGAATTTGTCTGCCACGACCGTCACTACTGGTTCCATTTTTCGCTGAAAACGCCTGAACTTTCGCCGGAGGAGGCGGTTTATCTCTCCTTTCAAACGGGCAGAGAGGGCCAGTGGGACGCGGTAAATCCGCAAATGCTTTTGTTTTTAAACGGCGAAATTGTTCAGGGGTTGGACACCAACCACACAGAAGTGAAGGTTGCCCCCAACACAGACTATGAAGCATATGGCTACTTTTATGCAGGTCTTTCCGGCGACACCGTTCGCTTTATTCCCAGAATTATCGTAAAAAACACCGCGGTGGAAGCGCTGTATTACGACATAAAGGTGCCCTTTGAGGCTGCAAAACTTTATGACGTTGACAGCCTGACCAACATAACCATAATGCGTGCGTTAGACAACGCCGTGCGCAAACTCGACATGCGCGATCTTGCTGCGCCGGCATTTTATCAAAGCGTTCAGGCGGCATCCGCCTATCTTGCCGACTCCTTTTATAACGGCGTTTGCGGAAAAGACGACGGCGTTACCATCTCCTGTATCGGCCACACCCACATTGACGTGGCCTGGCAGTGGAGGCTGGCGCAAACGGTGGAAAAAGCCCAGAGAAGCTTTGCCACGGTGCTGAAACTGATGGAGGAGTATCCGGAATATAAATTCATGTCTTCCCAGCCCCAGCTTTATCAATATGTGAAAGAACATGCGCCGGCGGTTTATGAAAAAATGAAACAACGCATTGCCGAGGGACGGTTTGAGCCGGAAGGCGGCATGTGGCTGGAGGCCGACTGCAACATTACCGGCGGCGAGAGCTTAGTGCGCCAGCTCCTTTTAGGAAAACGGTTTATGAAAGAGGAATTTGGAGTTGACAGCAAAATCGTCTGGCTGCCGGACGTGTTCGGCTACAGCGCAGCACTGCCGCAGATTATGAAAAAAAGCGGCATTGAAACGTTTGTCACCTCAAAAATCAGCTGGAACGACACCAACCGCATGCCCTATGACGCATTTATGTGGGAAGGCATTGACGGAACGGAAATCTTCACATACTTTATTACGGCGCAGAATACGGAACACGCAAACAGCCAACCGGAAAATTATTCAACATATGTGGGTACAATTACGCCTTCCATGGTGCTGGGCACCTGGAAACGCTTTGAACACAAGGGTTACAGCAGCGAAGCCTGCATCACCTATGGCTATGGCGACGGGGGCGGCGGCCCCACCAGGGAAATGTTAGAATATCAGCGGCGGCTTTCCTTTGGTCTGCCGGGTATTCCCAAAACCAAAACCGACACCGCCGGAGCGTTTTTAGACAGGGTGAAAAAAAGCTTTGACCAAAATGCGGAGGAAACAGGCAGAACGCCAAGATGGTGCGGCGAGCTATACTTAGAGTTTCACCGGGGAACCTACACCACCATGGCGGCCAACAAAAACTATAACCGCCGGTCGGAATTTTTATACCGCCAAACAGAGGCGCTGGCTGCGACAGCCATGAAGCTGACGGGCGCGTCTTATCCGGGAAAAGAAATTTACAACGCCTGGGAAATCATCTGCTTAAACCAGTTCCACGATATTATTCCCGGCTCCTCCATCCGCGAGGTGTATGAGGACTCGAAACAACAGTATGAAACGATTTTAAGCACGGCGAAAACCCTCTCTAGCACTGCCATGGATGCTCTTTGTGCGAACATTAACAGCACGAAAAGCGGAGTTCTTGTGTATAACCCCCACTCCTTTGCGTTCAGCGGCACGGTGGACCTTGGCGGCAGACAACAGACCGTGTACAACATTCCGCCTTTCGGCTGGAAAGTGGTTGCGGCAAAAGAGGAACCCTGCACGGTTTCCGTTACCGAAAACTCCATCAGCAACCAATATTACACCATTACCTTTGAAAACGGCGACATTATTTCGTTCGTTGACAAACGCGCCGGACGGGAGCTGGTGAAGGCAGGCTGCAAGCTAAACCGGTTTAACTTCCACGAAGATTTCCCCTTCTGCTATGACGCGTGGGAAATCAGCAAATATTATGAAGACAAAACCTATGGCGCAGATGAGGTGCTTTCGCCGGAAATTATCTGCGAGGGTGCCCGGGCAGGTTTAAAATTTACAAAACGGTTTGGAAAATCCACCATCTGCCAGACGATTTTTCTCTATAATGAGGAGGAGCGGATTGATTTTGTAACTTCTGCCGACTGGAACGAAGAACACATGATGTTAAAAGCGGAATTTCCTTTTGACCTTCACGCAAACGAGGCCACCTACGAAATTCAGTATGGCAGCGTGAAGCGCCCCACCCACACCAACACCAGCTGGGACGATGCGCGGTTTGAGGTATGCGCCCAGAAATGGATGGACGTTTCAGAAGAGAACTATGGCGTCAGCATTTTAAACGACTGCAAATATGGCTACGGCGCCAACGGTTCCGATATCACCATCACGCTGTTGCGCTCTCCCACAGAGCCCAATCCAGTGGCGGACAAGGGGCACCACGAATTTACATATTCCCTGCTTCCGCACAACTGTTCGCTTTCTGAAAGCCATACCGTGCAGGAGAGCTACAAACTCAATGCAAAACCTGTATGCCGTGAAATAACTGCCCAAAGCGGCAGTCTGCCGGAGGAATTTTCATTGGTTTCCGTAAACAGTGAAAATGTTATTATTGAAACAGTGAAAAAGGCAGAAGACGACGACGGGATCATCATTCGGCTTTACGAGCACGGCAACCGCCGTGAAACGGTTTGTCTCACCTTTGGTTTTCCTGCTGCAGAGGCTTTTGTGTGCGATTTAATGGAAACGGAACAAGGCACGTTAGCTGTAGCGGATAACACCGTTTCTTTTGAAGTGAAACCCTTTGAAATTGTAACATTAAAAATAAAATAA
- the recA gene encoding recombinase RecA: protein MALLQIEKSYGKGAVMKLGDKQHLNVESLPTGALSLDIALGIGGLPKGRIVEIYGPESSGKTTVALHVIAEAQKRGGEVAFVDAEHALDPVYAQKLGVNVEDLIVSQPDTGEQALEIAEMLVRSNAIDVIVIDSVAALVPKSEIEGEMGDSHVGLHARLMSQALRKLAGVINRTNTIAIFINQLREKVGVVYGNPEVTTGGRALKFYASVRLDIRKQELIKQGTEVIGARTKAKVVKNKVAPPFKEAEFDIMYGEGISKEGCILDIGVAAGVISKSGTWYNYGEDRIGQGRENAKKYLRDNPEVRDKVESEIRDILFDNDETESDEAKADSAPIEE, encoded by the coding sequence ATGGCGCTTTTGCAAATTGAAAAAAGCTATGGCAAAGGCGCGGTGATGAAACTGGGCGACAAACAGCATTTAAATGTTGAGTCGCTGCCCACAGGGGCGTTAAGCTTAGACATTGCCTTAGGAATCGGCGGCCTGCCAAAGGGCAGAATTGTGGAGATTTACGGGCCGGAATCCTCCGGTAAAACCACCGTTGCGCTCCATGTGATTGCCGAGGCGCAGAAGCGGGGCGGCGAGGTGGCCTTTGTAGATGCGGAGCACGCGTTAGACCCGGTTTATGCACAAAAGCTGGGGGTGAATGTTGAAGACCTAATCGTTTCTCAGCCGGACACAGGAGAACAGGCTTTAGAAATTGCGGAAATGCTGGTGCGAAGCAACGCCATTGACGTTATTGTAATCGACTCAGTTGCCGCGCTGGTTCCGAAGTCGGAAATTGAAGGCGAAATGGGCGACTCCCACGTAGGCCTGCACGCGAGGCTTATGAGCCAGGCTCTCCGCAAGCTGGCAGGCGTAATCAACCGCACTAACACCATTGCGATTTTTATTAACCAGCTGCGCGAAAAAGTTGGTGTGGTCTACGGCAATCCCGAGGTGACCACCGGCGGACGGGCGCTGAAATTTTACGCCAGTGTTCGGCTCGACATCAGAAAACAAGAGCTTATAAAACAGGGCACAGAGGTGATCGGCGCCAGAACAAAGGCAAAGGTTGTGAAAAACAAGGTTGCCCCCCCGTTTAAGGAAGCGGAGTTCGACATTATGTATGGCGAGGGGATTTCCAAAGAGGGCTGTATCTTGGACATCGGCGTGGCCGCCGGCGTAATTTCCAAAAGCGGCACCTGGTATAATTACGGAGAGGACAGAATCGGCCAGGGCAGGGAAAATGCGAAAAAATATTTGCGGGATAACCCGGAGGTCCGGGATAAAGTTGAGTCTGAAATCCGCGATATTCTTTTTGATAATGACGAAACAGAATCAGATGAGGCAAAAGCAGACAGCGCCCCCATTGAGGAATAA
- a CDS encoding competence/damage-inducible protein A, which produces MTAEIIAVGTELLLGDILNTNAQFLSKELAQLGIGVYAQTVVGDNAGRLKDALNAALKRADIMILSGGLGPTDDDITKETAAEVFGQNLIFHQEIYDKILSRISKNAPETNKKQAYVPEDAYILTNDNGTAPGIVMEKDEKMLILLPGPPAELEPMFLNFCLPVLKQKTNCVIVSETIRLFGIGEAQVGETVRDLAVCDNPTVAPYVKNGDVTLRITARAESEAACAGLIAPAAEEIRSRFGDFVYGTGETDLKTKVVQYLIDNRLTVATAESCTAGMIAAAIGDIPGVSDIFCEGFVTYSNDAKEKNLGVPGKILKSFGAVSAETARAMAEGVCNRTNAKIGISATGIAGPGGGTKDKPVGLVYIGVCVDGETSVRKCELKGNRDRVRFMTVLNAFDELRKRLNISS; this is translated from the coding sequence ATGACGGCAGAAATTATTGCAGTGGGAACAGAGCTCCTGTTAGGAGACATTTTAAACACAAACGCCCAGTTTTTGTCAAAGGAACTGGCGCAGCTGGGAATTGGCGTATATGCGCAGACCGTGGTGGGCGACAACGCCGGGCGGTTAAAAGATGCGCTCAACGCCGCCCTGAAACGGGCAGACATCATGATTCTGTCCGGCGGATTGGGGCCGACTGACGACGATATTACCAAAGAAACAGCGGCTGAGGTTTTCGGACAAAATTTAATTTTTCATCAGGAAATTTATGATAAAATTTTGTCACGCATTTCAAAAAATGCACCAGAAACCAATAAAAAGCAGGCATATGTGCCGGAGGACGCGTATATTTTAACCAACGACAACGGAACCGCTCCCGGCATTGTAATGGAAAAAGACGAAAAAATGCTGATTTTGCTGCCCGGCCCGCCGGCGGAACTGGAGCCCATGTTTTTAAACTTTTGTCTGCCGGTGCTAAAACAAAAAACAAATTGTGTGATTGTTTCTGAAACCATTCGGCTGTTCGGCATTGGCGAGGCGCAGGTGGGTGAAACGGTGCGCGATTTGGCCGTCTGTGACAATCCCACCGTTGCCCCTTATGTGAAAAACGGCGACGTAACCCTGCGCATCACGGCCAGGGCGGAAAGCGAAGCGGCCTGCGCCGGGCTCATTGCGCCGGCGGCAGAGGAAATCCGCTCCCGGTTCGGCGATTTTGTCTACGGCACAGGCGAAACAGATTTAAAAACAAAAGTTGTGCAATATTTGATTGACAACCGCCTCACCGTTGCCACGGCGGAATCTTGCACGGCAGGTATGATTGCCGCCGCCATTGGCGACATTCCCGGCGTGTCGGACATTTTTTGCGAGGGGTTTGTAACCTACAGCAACGACGCGAAGGAAAAAAATCTGGGCGTGCCCGGTAAGATTTTAAAATCTTTCGGAGCCGTAAGCGCGGAAACCGCAAGGGCAATGGCAGAGGGCGTATGCAACAGAACCAATGCTAAAATCGGCATTTCCGCCACCGGAATTGCCGGCCCCGGCGGAGGAACAAAAGACAAACCCGTGGGGCTGGTTTACATTGGCGTTTGCGTAGACGGCGAAACCAGCGTAAGAAAATGCGAGCTGAAAGGAAACAGGGATCGCGTCCGTTTTATGACGGTGCTGAACGCCTTTGACGAACTGAGAAAAAGACTGAATATTTCGTCTTGA
- a CDS encoding DUF6106 family protein → MDLFCEYLVKKKSMSDNLKRAGLILACAAVCFAIIYFSLFVKRAFISAMPILVAAAIYGTVIFGRNFSLEYEYIFTNGVLDIDVIKGRARRAKLISVPCRKIEYMGPVKEKRDSQNKVVDAVYDEKRPGKYVVTFSDRGEKTDLYFQPPEKLLLNMKKYNPRNINI, encoded by the coding sequence ATGGATTTGTTCTGCGAATATTTAGTGAAAAAGAAAAGCATGTCTGACAATTTAAAGCGTGCCGGACTGATTCTGGCCTGCGCAGCAGTGTGCTTTGCCATCATTTATTTCAGCCTGTTTGTAAAGCGGGCGTTTATTTCCGCCATGCCCATTTTAGTAGCGGCGGCGATTTACGGAACAGTTATTTTCGGGCGCAATTTTTCACTGGAATATGAATATATTTTTACCAACGGCGTTTTAGACATTGACGTAATTAAGGGCCGCGCCCGCCGGGCAAAGCTGATATCCGTGCCCTGCAGAAAAATTGAGTATATGGGCCCTGTGAAGGAAAAACGCGACTCGCAGAACAAGGTGGTTGACGCCGTTTATGACGAAAAACGCCCGGGAAAATATGTGGTTACGTTTTCAGACCGCGGCGAAAAAACAGACCTTTATTTTCAGCCGCCGGAAAAACTTCTTTTAAATATGAAAAAATATAATCCCAGAAACATTAATATTTAA
- a CDS encoding 5-formyltetrahydrofolate cyclo-ligase — protein MTKQQLRAENLKKRALIENKAAFDKAICQTLFAQPFYKNAKTVMTYLSYNGEPDTLNLATVMLAGGKTVCAPVCRGEGQMDAYLFRSFAELKPSKMGILEPFGTAFVPPEQIDLVLVPGCGFNSRGHRLGYGGGYYDRFLLRTGAVTCGLFYGLLKTDFQEEPTDIPLNVIITEEALYAF, from the coding sequence ATGACAAAACAGCAGCTTCGGGCGGAAAACCTGAAAAAGCGTGCGCTGATAGAAAACAAAGCGGCTTTCGATAAGGCCATTTGCCAAACGCTTTTTGCCCAGCCGTTTTACAAAAATGCAAAAACGGTGATGACCTATCTTTCCTACAACGGCGAGCCGGACACCTTGAACCTGGCTACCGTCATGCTTGCCGGGGGAAAAACCGTCTGCGCACCAGTGTGCCGGGGCGAAGGGCAAATGGACGCTTATTTGTTCCGCTCGTTTGCGGAGCTGAAGCCGTCAAAAATGGGCATTTTAGAGCCTTTTGGAACAGCGTTTGTGCCGCCGGAACAAATTGATTTAGTTCTTGTGCCCGGCTGCGGCTTTAACAGCCGCGGGCACAGGCTTGGCTACGGCGGGGGATATTACGACCGGTTTCTGCTCCGCACAGGCGCGGTTACCTGCGGGCTGTTTTATGGTCTGCTGAAAACAGACTTTCAAGAAGAACCTACAGATATTCCTCTTAACGTTATTATTACAGAAGAAGCATTGTATGCATTTTAA
- a CDS encoding TIGR00282 family metallophosphoesterase, which produces MKILTIGDVVGDSGTAAVCERLGEIKEKYAADFCVVNGENACSANGISRRKAEMLLHAGADVLTLGNHTFRQKDAPALLQHNQNIIRPINYPPETVGRGFCTVEKNGVRIGVFNALGRIYLENVDCPFRALNKALSEMKADIKIVDFHAEATSEKRAMGFYLDGKASVVFGTHTHVQTSDIQVLPRGTGYVTDIGMSGPHHSCLGVDKEIVIDRFVGCIPRRFELADSPARIDGAVFTVDETTGKCTGGEIFSVLPGETI; this is translated from the coding sequence ATGAAAATTTTAACAATCGGCGACGTGGTGGGCGACAGCGGAACAGCAGCCGTCTGTGAGCGTTTGGGCGAAATTAAGGAAAAATATGCGGCAGATTTTTGTGTTGTAAACGGAGAAAACGCCTGCAGCGCCAACGGTATTTCCAGAAGAAAGGCCGAAATGCTGCTTCACGCCGGGGCGGACGTTTTAACCCTGGGCAACCACACCTTTCGCCAAAAGGACGCGCCGGCACTTTTGCAGCACAACCAAAACATTATCCGGCCAATTAACTATCCCCCTGAAACTGTGGGGCGCGGCTTTTGCACGGTAGAAAAAAACGGTGTTCGGATTGGCGTTTTTAACGCGCTGGGCAGAATCTATTTAGAAAATGTGGACTGTCCGTTCAGAGCGCTGAACAAGGCGCTGTCGGAAATGAAAGCGGACATTAAAATTGTCGACTTTCATGCAGAGGCCACCAGCGAAAAGCGGGCCATGGGTTTTTATTTAGACGGGAAGGCCAGCGTAGTGTTCGGAACCCACACCCATGTGCAGACCTCTGACATTCAGGTGCTGCCAAGGGGTACGGGATATGTCACCGATATTGGCATGTCCGGCCCGCACCACTCCTGTTTGGGGGTAGACAAGGAAATTGTGATTGACCGGTTTGTTGGCTGCATACCCAGGCGGTTTGAGCTGGCGGACTCCCCTGCAAGAATTGACGGAGCGGTGTTTACCGTGGACGAAACCACCGGAAAATGCACGGGAGGCGAAATTTTTTCCGTTCTGCCGGGGGAAACGATATGA
- a CDS encoding cysteine desulfurase family protein, which yields MIYLDNAATTRPFDEVIHETEAINKEFFANPSSMHTAGYLAEKKINAAAKTAMEAVGAKDGTFLFTSGGTESNNLAFFGTLQNAIKRRPHIITTKIEHPSVLEPIRFLEGLGAEVTYIGTDENGFVHPDEVASAIRENTKLVSVMYVNNETGAVQPISEIAKKIKQANSDILFHADCVQAMGNADIDVGRLGVDMLSFSGHKINGPKGVGGFYCSKRVRVKPMILGGHQQMDLRSGTLNTPGICGFAKALELTVQNRKEKHAHLARLKHRLIAQLAGDAAFFVNNAEGNYAPHIISLRVNNVRAEVLLHALEAHGICISAGSACSSNRPAPSHVLAAMGYDKKRIEETIRVSTGAFSTEQDIDTFCTVLKEEAAALSKFTRN from the coding sequence ATGATTTATTTGGACAATGCGGCCACCACGCGGCCCTTTGACGAAGTGATACACGAAACAGAAGCAATAAACAAGGAATTTTTTGCCAATCCCTCCTCCATGCACACCGCAGGATACCTTGCCGAAAAGAAAATTAACGCGGCGGCCAAAACCGCTATGGAAGCTGTCGGTGCAAAGGACGGCACCTTTTTGTTCACTTCGGGAGGGACCGAGAGCAACAACTTAGCCTTTTTCGGAACGCTTCAAAACGCCATAAAGCGCAGACCGCACATCATCACCACAAAGATTGAACACCCGTCGGTTTTAGAGCCGATTCGCTTTCTGGAGGGGCTGGGTGCGGAAGTCACCTACATCGGAACGGACGAAAACGGTTTTGTTCATCCAGACGAGGTAGCCAGCGCCATTCGGGAAAACACAAAACTCGTTTCCGTTATGTATGTAAATAATGAAACCGGAGCAGTTCAGCCAATTTCAGAAATTGCAAAAAAAATAAAACAAGCAAACTCTGACATTCTTTTTCATGCGGACTGTGTGCAGGCCATGGGCAACGCGGATATCGACGTCGGCAGGCTCGGCGTGGACATGCTGTCTTTCAGCGGGCACAAAATTAACGGCCCCAAGGGCGTGGGTGGTTTTTATTGTTCCAAAAGAGTGCGTGTTAAGCCTATGATTTTAGGCGGACACCAGCAGATGGACTTGCGTTCCGGCACGCTGAACACCCCCGGTATTTGCGGTTTTGCAAAAGCACTGGAGCTGACGGTGCAGAACAGGAAAGAAAAACATGCGCACCTTGCCCGTTTAAAACACAGACTGATTGCGCAGCTTGCAGGCGATGCGGCGTTTTTTGTGAACAATGCAGAGGGAAACTATGCGCCCCATATCATCAGCCTCCGTGTGAACAATGTGCGGGCAGAGGTACTGCTGCACGCATTGGAGGCCCACGGGATATGCATTTCCGCCGGCTCCGCCTGCTCCTCTAACAGGCCGGCGCCGTCGCATGTTTTGGCGGCAATGGGGTATGATAAAAAAAGGATTGAAGAAACCATTCGGGTGAGCACAGGCGCATTCAGCACCGAGCAGGACATCGACACATTCTGCACCGTCTTGAAGGAAGAAGCGGCCGCCCTTTCCAAATTTACAAGAAATTAG
- a CDS encoding folate family ECF transporter S component — MKKHFTVSTLAGAAALVALNIVITRFLSVTVGPVRIGFGFLPIAFGSMLYGPVVGTISALVADVLGAVIQGAGYWPGFGLSAALYGLTYGLFLYGRKKSCKNIAACVILQAIVIDAFLGALWYYIYTSMTFPVALTGRSINALVMIPVKIVMIQYLWKYVGARVEKIRN; from the coding sequence ATGAAAAAGCATTTTACGGTAAGCACTTTGGCAGGTGCAGCTGCGCTGGTTGCGTTAAACATTGTCATTACGCGGTTTTTGTCAGTTACAGTCGGGCCCGTGCGCATTGGATTTGGATTTCTTCCCATTGCCTTTGGCTCCATGCTGTATGGCCCGGTTGTTGGCACCATCAGTGCCTTGGTTGCAGACGTTTTGGGCGCGGTAATCCAGGGCGCCGGCTATTGGCCCGGGTTTGGGCTTTCCGCCGCGCTTTACGGCCTTACCTACGGGCTGTTTCTGTACGGTCGGAAAAAAAGCTGCAAAAACATTGCGGCATGTGTCATTCTGCAGGCAATTGTAATTGACGCATTTCTAGGCGCGCTGTGGTATTATATTTATACCAGTATGACGTTCCCGGTTGCACTGACCGGCCGAAGCATTAATGCGCTTGTGATGATTCCGGTAAAAATTGTTATGATTCAATATCTGTGGAAATATGTCGGCGCAAGAGTTGAAAAAATTAGAAATTAA
- a CDS encoding copper amine oxidase N-terminal domain-containing protein — protein MTNLLKKALSVCMAATMLVTASCITVLAEDTQDIAPAADEVKNEAKVKFTIGEPDENGIFTAKLSLHNLKFVSLQFSFNFNKDVIKAVDAEGNPTDDFNEFAVCNPAKVEGTNQELTQVKTTVSNAIGVFGIISYIKVDTEDRLIHVDENGCVLYEFRFKKVGEGNNFGFALADNPVTGNGKDAIVYDGRDLSFTFEFIYPEESKEQSSSNYYPDVPDTNHVATPEELKRERRKGTVVLQVNNYAVSVEGIIKWVDKDNKNVVPYIENDRTMVPLRFISETFGADVEWIPETRTIEIALEDTKITMQLDNRDYQINGETKAMDTVPVIREDRTFVPIRFVSEALEKAVYWNGTTGVVVVAPLNNPWDDTDSLSQELMTQTLLALKWLGDEAYSHLKN, from the coding sequence ATGACAAACTTACTAAAGAAAGCTCTTTCCGTGTGCATGGCGGCTACAATGCTGGTTACAGCATCCTGCATAACAGTTTTGGCGGAGGACACACAAGACATTGCACCGGCAGCGGACGAAGTGAAAAACGAAGCAAAAGTGAAGTTCACAATCGGCGAACCGGATGAAAACGGTATTTTTACAGCAAAGCTGTCTTTACATAATTTAAAGTTTGTATCGTTGCAGTTTTCGTTTAATTTTAATAAGGATGTAATTAAGGCAGTTGATGCTGAAGGAAATCCAACAGATGATTTTAATGAGTTTGCTGTTTGTAATCCAGCTAAAGTAGAAGGAACTAATCAAGAACTAACCCAGGTCAAAACGACAGTTTCAAATGCAATCGGTGTCTTTGGTATTATTTCTTATATAAAGGTCGATACAGAAGACCGTTTGATACATGTAGATGAAAATGGTTGTGTTTTGTATGAGTTTCGATTTAAAAAAGTTGGGGAAGGAAATAATTTTGGATTTGCATTAGCAGATAATCCGGTAACGGGAAATGGAAAGGATGCCATTGTTTATGATGGCCGAGACCTATCCTTTACATTTGAATTTATTTATCCTGAAGAAAGCAAGGAACAGAGTAGTTCAAATTATTATCCTGATGTCCCGGACACGAATCATGTAGCTACACCGGAAGAACTTAAAAGGGAAAGACGTAAGGGAACAGTGGTATTGCAGGTAAACAATTATGCTGTCTCCGTTGAAGGCATAATAAAATGGGTTGACAAAGATAATAAGAATGTGGTACCATATATAGAGAATGACAGAACAATGGTTCCCTTAAGATTTATCAGCGAAACTTTCGGCGCAGATGTTGAATGGATTCCTGAAACAAGGACAATTGAAATTGCACTTGAGGATACAAAAATTACGATGCAGCTTGATAACAGGGATTATCAAATCAACGGTGAAACCAAGGCAATGGATACTGTTCCGGTTATTCGGGAGGACAGAACGTTTGTTCCTATCCGGTTTGTATCAGAGGCTTTGGAAAAAGCGGTTTACTGGAATGGCACCACCGGCGTTGTTGTCGTAGCGCCGCTGAACAATCCGTGGGACGATACGGACAGCCTTTCTCAGGAGCTTATGACACAGACACTTCTAGCACTGAAATGGCTTGGCGATGAGGCATATTCCCATTTGAAAAACTAA